Proteins encoded by one window of Juglans regia cultivar Chandler chromosome 15, Walnut 2.0, whole genome shotgun sequence:
- the LOC108991732 gene encoding cytochrome P450 CYP82D47-like, with protein MDFNLPNLNTIIAGLFSIIILSYFIQKRFGASMISRKPPEAAGGWPLIGHLHLLGGKSQLPHIVLGSLAEKYGSVFSIRIGMHSAVVISSWEMAKECFTTNDVALASHPKLAGAKHLGYDYVMFGFSPYGSYWREIRKIISLELLSNRRLELLKDVRASEMETSLKELYKVWTEKKDVSDGGGGGVSVEMKQWFGDLTLNVVLRMVAGKRYFGAAAAADKEAQRCQKAFREFFHLMGQFLVGDAIPYLGWMDLGGHVKAMKKTAKEMDCLATEWLEEHRKNRVSGESKEQLDFIDIMLSVLEGADLGDFDADTVNKSTCLNMISGGTDTTMVSLTWALSLLLNNRHALIKAQEELDMHVGRGRLVNEGDISNLFYLQAIVKEALRLYPPGPLSGPREATEDCTIGGFHVAKGTRVLVNLWKIQTDPKIWSEPLEFKPERFLTTHKDVDVKGQNFELIPFGSGRRACPGIAFGLQMLHLPLASLLHAFEISTPSNATVDMSATFGLTNIKSTPLDVVLKPRLSPNLYV; from the exons ATGGATTTCAATCTACCAAATCTAAACACAATCATAGCTGGATTATTCTCCATAATAATCCTTTCCTACTTCATCCAAAAGAGGTTTGGAGCTTCTATGATCAGCAGAAAACCACCCGAAGCTGCCGGCGGATGGCCTCTGATTGGCCACCTGCATCTGTTAGGAGGTAAATCCCAGCTCCCCCATATTGTTTTGGGATCCTTAGCAGAAAAATATGGATCAGTTTTCTCCATCCGGATTGGGATGCATTCAGCTGTGGTGATAAGTAGTTGGGAAATGGCTAAAGAGTGCTTCACCACCAACGATGTTGCCCTAGCTTCTCATCCAAAACTTGCTGGTGCAAAGCACTTGGGCTACGACTATGTCATGTTTGGATTCAGCCCCTATGGCTCTTACTGGCGTGAAATTCGCAAGATAATCTCCCTGGAGCTGCTCTCGAACCGCCGGCTCGAGTTACTTAAGGATGTCCGAGCATCTGAGATGGAGACTTCCTTGAAAGAGCTGTACAAGGTTTGGACAGAGAAGAAAGATGTGTCGGACGGCGGCGGCGGTGGAGTTTCGGTGGAGATGAAGCAGTGGTTTGGGGACTTGACTCTCAATGTGGTGCTTAGGATGGTTGCTGGAAAACGGTATTTTGGTGCTGCTGCTGCAGCAGACAAGGAAGCTCAGCGGTGCCAGAAGGCGTTCAGGGAATTCTTTCACCTGATGGGGCAGTTTTTGGTGGGGGATGCTATTCCTTATCTTGGGTGGATGGATTTGGGTGGCCATGTGAAAGCCATGAAGAAAACAGCAAAGGAGATGGATTGTTTGGCTACAGAGTGGTTGGAGGAGCACCGGAAGAACAGGGTTTCAGGTGAATCTAAAGAGCAGCTGGATTTCATTGATATAATGTTGTCAGTTCTTGAGGGTGCTGACCTTGGGGATTTTGATGCTGACACCGTCAATAAATCCACTTGTTTG AACATGATATCAGGAGGGACAGACACAACCATGGTTTCTCTAACATGGGCACTCTCTCTATTATTGAACAATCGCCATGCCTTAATAAAAGCTCAAGAGGAACTTGACATGCATGTGGGCCGAGGAAGACTAGTCAATGAAGGAGATATCAGCAATTTGTTCTACCTCCAAGCCATTGTCAAAGAGGCACTAAGGCTATACCCACCTGGACCTCTCTCAGGACCACGAGAAGCCACAGAAGACTGCACCATTGGTGGCTTCCATGTTGCAAAAGGCACCCGAGTATTGGTCAATCTGTGGAAAATCCAGACAGACCCTAAAATATGGTCTGAGCCATTAGAGTTCAAGCCAGAGAGATTTCTCACCACCCACAAGGATGTTGATGTCAAGGGTCAGAATTTTGAGCTCATCCCCTTTGGCAGCGGTAGGAGAGCTTGCCCTGGTATCGCTTTCGGCCTTCAGATGCTGCACTTGCCTCTTGCAAGTTTGCTTCATGCCTTTGAGATTTCCACCCCATCAAATGCTACTGTTGATATGTCAGCTACCTTTGGACTTACAAACATCAAATCCACACCACTTGATGTTGTCCTCAAACCTCGCTTGTCACCTAATCTTTATGTGTAA
- the LOC108991741 gene encoding allene oxide synthase 1, chloroplastic-like has protein sequence MAYSLAFPSLQPKFQSPRRSSKPSARRGIFPPIASSLSENPYVQVPPETIESPGPKELPILKIPGSYGVPFIGPLKDRLDYFYNEGREEFFKSRVQKYRSTVFRANMPPGPFIASDPRVVVLLDGKSFPVLFDVTKVTKKNLFTGTYMPSTELTGGYRVLSYLDPSETRHDKLKRLIFFLLEFRRDHVIPEFHSSYTELFNGFEQELATKGKATFGDASDQAAFNFLSRALYGTNPADTKLGIDGPKLILKWILFQLSPLLTLGLPKYLEEFLIHTFPLPPFLVKSDYRRLYDFFYESSGPVLDEAERLGISRDEACHNLLFATCFNTFGGMKFFFTNMIKLIGRTGSELHTQLAQEIRSAIKSNGGRVTMAAMEQMPLMKSVVYESLRIEPPVPLQYGRAKRDLIIESHEAAFRVKEGEMIFGYQPFATKDPKIFDRPEEFVPDRFVGEGEKLLKHVLWSNGPETETPTVGNKQCAGKDFVVLVSRLLVVELFRRYDSFEIEIGTSALGVSVNLTSLKRSSF, from the coding sequence ATGGCTTACTCTCTagcttttccttctcttcaacCAAAATTTCAGTCACCCAGAAGATCTTCGAAGCCCTCCGCGCGTCGAGGTATCTTCCCTCCGATCGCTTCCTCGTTGTCGGAAAACCCATACGTACAGGTTCCACCGGAGACGATCGAGTCTCCTGGACCCAAAGAGCTTCCGATCCTGAAAATCCCCGGAAGCTATGGCGTCCCTTTTATCGGCCCTTTAAAGGATCGACTCGACTACTTTTATAACGAAGGTCGTGAGGAATTCTTTAAGTCACGTGTCCAGAAGTACCGGTCGACGGTGTTCAGAGCCAACATGCCACCCGGTCCTTTCATAGCTTCCGACCCTCGCGTCGTCGTTCTGCTAGACGGCAAGAGCTTTCCGGTGCTGTTCGACGTCACGAAGGTAACTAAGAAAAACCTTTTCACTGGAACTTACATGCCCTCCACCGAACTCACCGGTGGTTACCGGGTTCTCTCCTATCTCGACCCGTCTGAGACGCGCCACGATAAGCTCAAGCgcctcatcttcttcctcctcgaGTTCCGTCGCGATCACGTCATACCCGAGTTTCATTCCAGCTACACGGAGCTCTTCAATGGCTTCGAGCAGGAACTCGCGACCAAAGGCAAAGCCACTTTCGGGGATGCCAGTGACCAAGCGGCATTTAACTTCCTTTCTCGTGCTCTGTATGGCACGAACCCGGCCGACACCAAGCTCGGAATTGATGGTCCGAAGCTGATCCTGAAATGGATCCTGTTCCAGCTCAGCCCTCTGCTCACTCTAGGCCTCCCAAAGTATCTTGAAGAATTCCTCATCCACACCTTCCCTCTCCCTCCATTTCTGGTCAAATCCGATTACCGGAGGCTCTACGACTTCTTCTACGAGTCTTCCGGGCCCGTGCTTGACGAGGCCGAAAGATTGGGCATCTCGAGAGACGAAGCATGCCATAATTTGCTGTTCGCTACGTGCTTTAACACCTTCGGAGGCATGAAGTTCTTCTTCACCAACATGATAAAGTTGATCGGTAGAACCGGGAGCGAACTACACACCCAGTTGGCGCAAGAGATCAGATCAGCCATCAAATCCAACGGCGGAAGAGTCACGATGGCCGCCATGGAACAGATGCCGCTAATGAAATCCGTCGTGTACGAATCTCTCCGGATAGAACCGCCGGTGCCGTTACAATACGGAAGGGCAAAGCGTGACCTCATCATCGAGAGCCACGAAGCTGCTTTCCGAGTCAAGGAAGGCGAAATGATATTCGGGTATCAGCCATTCGCAACAAAGGATCCGAAAATTTTCGACAGACCCGAAGAGTTCGTGCCGGATAGGTTCGTCGGAGAGGGTGAGAAGTTGCTAAAGCACGTGTTGTGGTCAAACGGACCGGAAACCGAGACGCCGACGGTCGGGAATAAGCAGTGTGCGGGGAAAGACTTCGTGGTTCTGGTATCTCGGCTTCTCGTGGTGGAGCTGTTTCGCAGGTACGATTCTTTCGAGATCGAGATTGGGACGTCCGCATTGGGTGTCTCCGTCAACCTAACCTCTCTCAAAAGATCAAGCTTTTGA
- the LOC108991623 gene encoding protein FAR1-RELATED SEQUENCE 5-like produces the protein MEKEKEDASRITVPITNPSIQDNISRPLYPTFSNYMPSYYGPMSHAWLPPFVPPPNANPYPWSNRQHPWSSTAAATSSTTALSSSTALYSSTMPMMGPPPNAYPYPWNNQQHPWISTSTPMSSSASSVSSSVAASSSVQSSASVASSSCSALPAFVPPTSTNPYPCDSEENKVQQSNSIEEISEATSDSIEVEAQSTASLGNTADTKEASTDGGDTTEEPKPRMTFESENKLMNYYKHYEKRCGFGIMTQRSKREKDGTVKYVTVGCARGGKARNRASNVSKPRPTSKTNCKAKMNVMLKDGKLCVTSVFNTHNHGLSPRKSRFFRCNREVNENVKRVLDINDEAGIRMNKSFHALVTEAGGFENVPFGEKDCRNYIDNARHLRLGKGGAQALFEYFRRMQYKNDGFFSLMELDDDDRLKSVFWADARSRWAYNYFGDVVTFDTTYLTNRYGMPFAPFVGVNHHGQSILLGAGLISSEDTESFVWLFKTWLDCMYGKAPNTIITDQDRAMKNAIAIVFPNTRHRYCLWHILRKVPEKLGSHAQYKCGLKSKLLSCVYDSLTIEEFENSWNSLKDTFNLHENAWLQSLYAEREFWVPVYLKNSFWAGMSTTQRRQTFKEFVDQFDNALKKKIENENQADFNSFNFTVPCISHLAFEKKFQDVYTNSKFREVQQEIMGMIYCHCRFEKMDGVIATYSVDDHVKTEDFIKEVTYTLYFNETECEAKCVCGLFEMRGIICRHILAIFSAKKVRELPEKYILDRWRKDIKRKYTFISRSYDIADQRPETVRYKRILKTFNEVVTNAVSCDGHTEEMISKLYAMNEVWCTSNSKDIDSNVGGSTVNAATEGSSKKVLSPHVVRGKGRPPCKRRMSTMEEQLKKIKTKAVNKKKDKGKNTPRRRLDTELLESSGNELGISEMRMQLEMDGTQPEMADGMQPETADGMQPSSFL, from the exons atggagaaagagaaagaagatgcaTCCCGCATAACAGTTCCTATCACCAATCCATCAATCCAG GACAACATATCAAGACCACTatatccaactttttcaaattacatgcCAAGTTACTACGGTCCAATGTCTCATGCGTGGTTACCACCCTTTGTGCCTCCTCCAAATGCCAACCCATATCCATGGAGCAACCGG CAACACCCATGGAGCTCTACTGCAGCTGCAACGTCAAGTACTACTGCCCTAAGTAGTTCTACTGCCTTGTATAGTTCTACCATGCCAATGATGGGACCTCCTCCAAATGCGTACCCATATCCATGGAACAATCAG CAACACCCATGGATCTCTACTTCCACTCCCATGTCTAGTTCTGCAAGTAGTGTCAGCTCTAGTGTAGCTGCGAGTTCTAGTGTACAGAGCAGCGCTAGTGTCGCTTCTAGCTCTTGTTCAGCTTTACCAGCATTTGTTCCTCCAACTTCTACCAACCCATATCCATGTGACAGTGAG GAAAATAAAGTGCAGCAAAGTAATTctattgaagaaattagtgagGCCACATCAGACTCAATAGAAGTTGAAGCGCAATCTACTGCCTCTTTGGGTAATACGGCTGATACCAAAGAGGCTAGCACTGATGGGGGTGATACCACTGAGGAGCCAAAGCCAAGGATGACTTTTGAGTCGGAGAATAAGTTGATGAATTACTATAAACATTACGAAAAACGATGTGGTTTTGGCATAATGACACAAAGGAGTAAAAGGGAGAAAGATGGGACTGTGAAATATGTTACTGTGGGATGTGCTCGGGGTGGCAAGGCACGAAATAGGGCATCAAACGTCTCCAAGCCTCGGCCAACAAGCAAGACAAACTGCAAGGCAAAGATGAATGTCATGTTAAAGGATGGGAAGCTATGTGTCACATCTGTATTTAACACACACAATCATGGGCTTAGTCCAAGAAAATCCAGATTTTTCAGATGCAATAGAGAAGTTAATGAAAATGTTAAGAGGGTGTTGGATATTAATGATGAGGCTGGTATACGGATGAATAAAAGTTTCCATGCTCTTGTGACTGAGGCGGGTGGGTTTGAGAACGTaccatttggagaaaaagattgTCGTAATTATATTGACAATGCACGACACTTGCGCCTTGGTAAAGGTGGTGCTCAAGCGTTGTTTGAGTATTTTAGAAGGATGCAATACAAGAATGATGGTTTTTTCAGCCTCATGGaattggatgatgatgatagacTGAAAAGCGTATTTTGGGCGGACGCCCGTAGTAGATGGGCCTACAACTACTTTGGAGATGTAGTAACATTCGATACCACATACCTGACAAATAGGTATGGAATGCCATTTGCACCTTTTGTGggtgtaaaccatcatggaCAGTCAATCCTTTTGGGTGCAGGCCTTATTTCAAGTGAGGATACGGAATcgtttgtttggttatttaaaACTTGGCTCGATTGTATGTATGGAAAAGCGCCAAATACTATCATAACAGATCAAGATCGCGCAATGAAAAATGCGATAGCTATTGTCTTTCCCAACACGCGGCATAGATATTGCTTGTGGCACATATTGCGAAAGGTGCCTGAGAAGCTTGGTTCCCATGCTCAATACAAATGTGGCCTGAAAAGTAAGTTACTATCTTGTGTCTATGACTCTCTTACAATCGAGGAGTTTGAGAATTCTTGGAACAGCCTGAAGGATACTttcaatttacatgaaaatgcATGGTTGCAAAGCTTATATGCAGAAAGAGAGTTTTGGGTGCCGGTATATTTAAAGAACTcgttttgggctggaatgagtacaactcaACGCA GACAAACCTTTAAAGAGTTTGTTGATCAGTTCGACAAtgcattgaagaaaaaaattgagaacgAAAACCAAGCtgacttcaattcatttaactTCACGGTTCCTTGCATATCACACTTGGCTTTTGAGAAGAAGTTTCAAGATGTATacacaaattcaaaatttaggGAGGTTCAACAAGAGATAATGGGAATGATATATTGTCATTGTCGTTTCGAGAAAATGGATGGAGTAATCGCAACTTACTCGGTCGATGATCACGTTAAGACTGAAGATTTCATCAAGGAGGTTACATACACTCTTTACTTTAATGAGACCGAATGTGAGGCGAAGTGTGTTTGTGGGTTGTTTGAGATGCGAGGGATCATTTGTAGACATATTCTTGCCATCTTTTCAGCTAAGAAAGTTCGTGAGTTGCCGGAAAAGTACATATTGGACCGGTGGAGAAAAGACATAAAACGTAAGTATACATTTATTTCGAGAAGTTATGACATTGCTGATCAGAGACCCGAAACTGTTAGGTATAAACGTATATTGAAAACTTTCAATGAGGTAGTAACAAATGCAGTTTCGTGCGATGGGCATACTGAGGAAATGATTTCGAAGTTATATGCAATGAATGAGGTATGGTGCACTTCGAACTCCAAGGACATAGATTCTAATGTTGGAGGAAGTACCGTGAATGCAGCCACAGAAGGAAGTTCCAAAAAGGTGCTAAGTCCCCATGTTGTCAGAGGCAAGGGAAGACCCCCGTGTAAGAGGAGGATGTCAACGATGGAGGAAcaattgaagaaaattaaaactaaggctgtgaataagaaaaaagataaggGAAAAAATACACCG AGGCGTAGATTGGATACTGAACTATTGGAAAGCAGTGGAAACGAACTTGGGATATCGGAAATGAGG ATGCAATTAGAAATGGATGGAACGCAGCCGGAAATGGCAGATGGAATGCAGCCAGAGACTGCAGATGGAATGCAGCCAAGCAGCTTCTTGTAG